One segment of Leptospira fletcheri DNA contains the following:
- a CDS encoding tetratricopeptide repeat protein — MRQKFRYIPAILMSLIGFHCDSSQEWVNIARQKHSQGNIAEALYYYDLALRKNPDNATANRNMGILLAESGQAPGSSSLYLEKALTKDPQNPDILLYLLEIYLSAGSRTEADKVLSAFSKGWDKDRESLAKFLKECLLEGKKNPTERKRFQENRIPDANPASKRMFRECEERMYSDPSSK, encoded by the coding sequence ATGAGACAGAAGTTCCGATATATTCCCGCCATACTTATGTCACTAATCGGTTTCCATTGTGATTCCTCTCAGGAATGGGTGAACATCGCTAGGCAGAAGCACTCGCAAGGTAACATCGCAGAAGCATTATATTATTATGATTTAGCTTTGAGAAAGAATCCGGACAACGCGACTGCGAACCGTAATATGGGAATCCTACTAGCGGAAAGCGGGCAGGCCCCCGGATCCTCCTCGCTCTATCTGGAAAAGGCGCTCACAAAGGATCCTCAGAATCCCGACATTCTATTGTATCTCTTGGAAATCTATCTGAGCGCAGGATCCAGGACGGAGGCCGACAAAGTCCTATCGGCCTTTTCCAAGGGATGGGATAAGGACAGGGAAAGCCTGGCCAAATTCCTGAAGGAATGCCTGCTGGAAGGAAAAAAAAATCCCACGGAAAGGAAACGGTTCCAAGAGAATCGAATCCCGGATGCGAATCCCGCTTCCAAACGTATGTTTCGCGAATGTGAAGAGAGGATGTATTCGGACCCTTCCTCCAAATGA
- a CDS encoding ATP-binding protein, whose amino-acid sequence MTDPKKANYSNQFRIQIPSHPRYVSAARNFVYNLAYESGFTLYDSADLKLAVGECLLNVIKHAYLGKNEYPIFLEISLFENRMEIRIRDFGVQTKLSEMRGYDLGDYREEGLGLFLVRKLTDHFYVDQSGKGNRLILTKMK is encoded by the coding sequence ATGACGGATCCGAAAAAGGCGAATTATTCCAACCAGTTTCGGATCCAAATTCCGTCCCATCCGAGGTACGTATCCGCAGCTAGGAATTTCGTATACAATCTGGCCTATGAGTCGGGATTCACACTTTACGATTCCGCGGATTTGAAGTTGGCCGTGGGAGAATGTCTCTTAAACGTCATCAAGCACGCGTATCTAGGAAAGAACGAATATCCGATTTTTTTGGAGATTTCCCTTTTCGAGAATAGGATGGAGATCCGGATACGGGATTTCGGAGTTCAGACAAAACTCTCGGAAATGAGAGGATACGATTTGGGCGATTACCGCGAGGAAGGTTTGGGGTTATTTCTTGTGAGAAAGCTCACGGACCATTTTTACGTCGACCAATCCGGAAAAGGGAATCGACTCATCCTCACCAAAATGAAATAG
- a CDS encoding heavy metal translocating P-type ATPase: MSQVCFHCNSALEERPTFRQVSGIERAYCCNGCAELSSLLLTSGLGHFYEIRGGQKLDPAEIPAKQTPDSRLETESVYSEYVEKTAEGNSLVRMSIGGIHCSACVWLNETALSRVPGVVTARMNFATSRLSVEFDRNKTNLSGIFECIRKLGYVPNLYSPYKSETKVEKPFKDLTLRMVVAGFCWGNIMLFSAGLYAGYFEGMDLGIKKLFHIVSWILATPVYVFSGYPFWKGALESWKRRFLSMDTLLFLGVSLAYFYSAYVTLTDKGEVYFDSVCTIYFFILLGKYLEAYMRYKAGSKVGELLSLLPEEYEAERDGIWKKVSTSVLNAGDRIKLVSGSKVPVDGILESENGYFDESVLTGESEPVHKVQGDFLRAGSIHLSGAIFFRALGTSSQSTLTQIGRLLEESLLTKPKLQRTTDKLASVFVKVVLLVAFGTFVYWWKNSGMETAVLNTISVLIVACPCALGLSVPAALVVSHLLQSQAGILVKNPESTETLAKADRIFFDKTGTLTTGKLELQEEKIFGEDRPVYYRNLAYSLETNSSHPLAKSLVRALGEKQNDHSSSESYWKEIREIPGFGIEAKRPGENGNLYRIGSRKFAFESESKNDGWIYFTRNLLPMVAWKFGDSPRPDARTSISLLKNSVPHLQLLSGDSSEKVERLAGEVGIREFEGDLSPEQKRDRIREAQKKGETVVMVGDGINDSACIAQANLGISMGMGSDLSLDRSDLILVQNRLDSLPKAVSIAKTTRRIILQNIALSLIYNSVMIPIAALGYMLPVICAGFMTLSSITVVLNSVSLKRRIRF; encoded by the coding sequence GTGAGCCAAGTCTGCTTCCATTGCAATTCTGCGCTGGAGGAACGTCCGACTTTCCGACAAGTTTCGGGAATCGAAAGGGCATATTGTTGCAATGGGTGTGCGGAGCTTTCCTCCCTGCTACTTACCAGCGGACTCGGACATTTTTACGAGATCCGAGGCGGACAAAAGTTGGATCCTGCGGAAATTCCCGCAAAGCAAACTCCGGATTCCAGATTGGAAACGGAATCGGTGTATTCCGAGTATGTGGAGAAGACGGCCGAAGGAAATTCCTTAGTACGAATGAGTATCGGTGGCATCCATTGTAGCGCCTGTGTATGGTTAAACGAAACCGCGCTTTCCCGAGTACCAGGGGTCGTAACTGCGAGAATGAATTTCGCGACCTCCCGATTGAGTGTGGAATTCGACCGAAACAAAACGAACCTGAGCGGAATCTTCGAATGCATCCGAAAATTAGGATACGTTCCCAATCTATATTCCCCGTACAAATCCGAAACAAAGGTGGAAAAACCGTTCAAAGACCTGACCTTACGGATGGTCGTAGCCGGTTTTTGCTGGGGAAACATCATGCTTTTCTCCGCGGGTTTGTATGCGGGATATTTCGAAGGTATGGATCTCGGAATCAAAAAACTCTTCCATATCGTTTCTTGGATCCTTGCCACACCGGTCTATGTCTTTTCGGGATACCCTTTCTGGAAAGGAGCTCTGGAATCCTGGAAGAGAAGATTCCTTTCCATGGACACTCTCTTATTTTTAGGAGTAAGTCTGGCGTATTTCTATAGCGCCTATGTAACTCTCACGGACAAAGGAGAGGTGTATTTCGACTCCGTTTGTACGATCTATTTTTTCATCCTACTGGGAAAATACCTGGAAGCCTATATGAGGTACAAGGCGGGTTCCAAGGTGGGAGAGCTTTTGTCCCTTCTACCGGAGGAGTACGAAGCGGAACGGGACGGAATCTGGAAGAAGGTTTCCACATCCGTGCTGAACGCCGGGGATAGGATCAAATTGGTTTCCGGGAGCAAGGTCCCTGTCGACGGAATCCTGGAATCGGAAAACGGCTACTTTGACGAATCCGTTCTTACGGGAGAAAGCGAACCGGTTCACAAAGTCCAAGGGGATTTTCTACGCGCGGGGTCCATACACCTTTCCGGCGCGATTTTTTTCCGCGCGTTAGGAACTTCTTCCCAAAGCACTTTGACTCAAATCGGCCGACTCTTGGAGGAATCCTTACTCACGAAACCGAAACTACAGAGAACCACCGACAAGCTCGCATCCGTTTTCGTTAAAGTCGTTTTACTGGTGGCCTTCGGAACCTTCGTGTATTGGTGGAAAAACTCAGGAATGGAAACCGCTGTCCTGAATACAATCAGCGTTCTCATCGTCGCCTGTCCTTGCGCCTTAGGACTGAGCGTGCCGGCTGCGCTGGTAGTCAGCCATTTACTCCAATCCCAAGCGGGAATTCTGGTGAAAAATCCGGAATCGACGGAAACCCTAGCAAAAGCCGACCGGATCTTTTTCGACAAAACCGGAACCTTGACCACGGGAAAACTGGAATTGCAGGAGGAAAAAATCTTCGGAGAGGATCGCCCCGTCTATTACAGAAATCTAGCATACTCGCTGGAAACGAATTCCTCTCATCCGCTGGCGAAGTCTTTAGTCCGGGCTTTGGGAGAAAAGCAGAACGATCACTCTTCTTCGGAATCGTATTGGAAAGAAATCCGGGAAATTCCGGGCTTCGGAATCGAAGCGAAACGTCCGGGAGAAAACGGAAACCTATACAGGATCGGAAGCAGAAAATTCGCCTTCGAATCAGAAAGCAAAAACGACGGATGGATTTATTTCACCCGGAACTTGCTTCCTATGGTTGCCTGGAAATTCGGAGATTCCCCCAGACCGGATGCGAGAACAAGCATTTCTCTTTTGAAAAACTCCGTCCCTCATTTGCAGCTTCTTTCCGGAGATTCCTCCGAAAAGGTGGAACGTCTGGCGGGAGAAGTCGGAATCCGAGAATTCGAAGGGGATCTTTCCCCTGAACAAAAAAGGGATAGAATCAGGGAAGCCCAAAAGAAAGGGGAAACCGTCGTAATGGTCGGAGACGGAATCAACGATTCCGCCTGTATCGCGCAAGCGAATCTTGGAATCTCCATGGGAATGGGTTCCGATTTAAGCCTGGATCGGTCCGATTTGATCCTAGTGCAGAACCGCTTGGATTCCCTTCCGAAAGCGGTTTCCATAGCGAAAACCACAAGAAGGATCATTCTGCAAAATATCGCCCTGTCTCTAATTTACAATTCTGTAATGATTCCGATCGCCGCCCTGGGTTATATGCTTCCCGTGATCTGCGCGGGATTTATGACTTTAAGTTCGATCACCGTCGTATTGAATTCTGTTTCGTTAAAAAGGAGGATTCGATTTTGA
- a CDS encoding LA_2486 family SGNH/GDSL-type esterase has protein sequence MILRNFRTSLRFFLILSALIGVSEVFLRLPLFPAISFRLEDKRLHCLSQGTIPWIQLCPNSDKNLYLPQKERGYRIRTNEYGERISYEPGKEPKLPQGELWILGDSVAMGYLVQDEETISWKLAERNPNLRIRNLGVDSGGTLGILNILRTNISSFGLPKASYWIYHISDLEDSFREERMLNSGKNRFSIRLSYYLSRYSALFNALKILSENLKPEWAENRIESVPESASPILTPNHPHTTALLSLFSFCKENGFPLVLVLVPEPNREYLPVFHSQLLEELKSLADQNGIPVLDLREDLASFWKSTSTPLFLPKDGHPNPTMYTRIAEAIEKEGPKR, from the coding sequence ATGATCCTTCGCAACTTCCGTACTTCTCTTCGATTTTTCCTCATCCTTTCCGCTCTGATCGGAGTTTCCGAGGTTTTCCTAAGACTTCCTCTTTTTCCAGCGATCTCTTTCCGTCTAGAAGACAAAAGACTTCATTGTCTTTCGCAAGGAACGATTCCGTGGATCCAACTTTGTCCGAACTCGGACAAGAATTTGTATCTTCCGCAAAAAGAACGCGGATATAGGATACGCACGAACGAATACGGAGAAAGAATCAGTTACGAACCTGGAAAGGAACCCAAACTCCCACAAGGGGAACTTTGGATCTTAGGGGATTCCGTCGCTATGGGCTATCTCGTACAGGACGAGGAGACGATTTCCTGGAAACTGGCGGAACGGAACCCGAACCTCCGCATAAGAAATTTAGGTGTGGATTCGGGCGGAACATTAGGGATTTTAAATATATTACGAACGAATATATCCTCGTTCGGATTGCCGAAGGCTTCTTATTGGATCTACCATATTTCCGATCTGGAGGATTCCTTTCGGGAAGAGAGGATGTTAAATTCCGGAAAAAATCGGTTTTCCATCCGACTTTCCTATTATCTATCCAGATACAGCGCGCTTTTCAATGCGCTCAAGATCCTGTCGGAAAACTTGAAACCGGAATGGGCCGAAAATCGCATCGAATCGGTTCCGGAATCTGCATCGCCCATTCTGACCCCGAATCATCCGCATACGACCGCGCTCCTTTCCCTCTTCTCCTTTTGCAAAGAAAACGGTTTTCCTCTCGTGCTCGTACTCGTTCCGGAACCGAATCGGGAATATCTTCCCGTATTCCATTCCCAGTTACTGGAAGAATTGAAATCTCTCGCCGACCAAAACGGAATTCCCGTGCTCGACCTTCGCGAGGATCTGGCTTCCTTTTGGAAATCGACTTCTACCCCGCTCTTTTTACCCAAGGACGGACATCCGAATCCTACGATGTACACAAGGATCGCGGAGGCCATAGAAAAAGAAGGACCGAAACGCTAA
- a CDS encoding sulfite exporter TauE/SafE family protein produces the protein MILPIFGAAFLQGLASSLHCVGMCGPFAGTLSVSSGGSGLRSNAFLQISYNLGRFGSYSLLGILLGAAGQGANFVSVELGWVREIAAWISGFFLLFFGLSLFFGGSRLSLRFSAKILEKVAKPILQSLRSGSEKPLRPPLLGFAFGFVTGLLPCGVLYPAFALAFATGSPWLGGGIMISFFLGTFPLLFLFGFGFRTLASKLGGNRARLAGIVVILIGIGWIFFRIGHDHSGHSAHIQNAHESHSSHSKGRDLPSLE, from the coding sequence ATGATCCTACCGATTTTCGGAGCCGCATTCCTGCAAGGACTCGCGAGTTCCCTTCATTGTGTAGGGATGTGCGGACCTTTTGCGGGAACACTTTCCGTTTCTTCCGGAGGAAGCGGCTTACGCTCCAACGCATTCCTGCAGATCTCTTATAATTTAGGTCGTTTCGGTTCGTATTCCCTTTTGGGAATCTTACTAGGCGCCGCCGGTCAAGGAGCGAATTTCGTTTCCGTGGAACTCGGCTGGGTCCGTGAAATCGCGGCTTGGATCTCGGGATTCTTTCTGCTTTTCTTCGGTCTTTCCCTCTTTTTCGGAGGCAGTCGCTTGTCTCTTCGCTTCTCCGCAAAAATTCTAGAAAAGGTCGCTAAGCCCATCCTGCAATCCCTTCGCTCCGGGTCCGAAAAACCGCTTCGCCCTCCCCTGCTAGGATTCGCTTTCGGATTCGTGACCGGATTGCTTCCTTGCGGGGTTCTGTATCCGGCGTTCGCACTGGCCTTTGCCACAGGATCTCCTTGGCTCGGAGGAGGAATCATGATCTCCTTCTTTTTAGGAACCTTCCCCCTACTTTTCCTTTTCGGATTCGGCTTCCGCACCTTGGCTTCAAAACTCGGAGGAAACCGGGCAAGACTTGCGGGAATCGTAGTGATCCTGATCGGAATCGGTTGGATTTTCTTCCGGATCGGGCACGACCATTCGGGACATTCCGCACACATACAAAATGCTCACGAGTCCCATTCCTCTCACTCGAAGGGAAGAGACTTGCCTTCCCTTGAATAA
- a CDS encoding DUF342 domain-containing protein produces MTDSIRNYTDSLLRDLEENEVGFFKIENTDGLAYLTVFPSGKKGKNVEIKEVRKRLEVFRISGVSEEEIKRIVSEKDGGPHYVGKWPGKPEASVLDLKISEDKMAVHGILQPPKYGGKLLNEEELSATLLNGGVRFGIKNEEIFRLAKAEEFGKKTLLAEGEYPIPGSDGDLKILFQYPESPVLEEDEFGRVDFKNIHIIQSVKKNQKLAEKGSPRPGKIGHNILGEVLPFEEGKTAEWKLGPNVKISEDGNQLFALIDGRPILDRHGLIRVDEVCHLDHVDFSTGNVSFPGTIIVDESIADGFVLETEGSIIIKKSVGKVFLKAAGDIVLSGGFMGRNGGLIQSGNDIYAKFVEQGKMIAKNSIFIEEASMHSELIAGESVQVRGGRGELIGGECVAGKNIICSKLGAVVETKTVLSCGLPPELLAELEDLKAEIRKNQEVLKKVETSIVKLNDEAQRRSLTGEEKESIPKLQAIKQKYQSILQNLQAQEQSVILSFEPDRNSYIEVEREIFPGVDANLGRNRSFKVKLKEIPGPSFLYLGSDGQVAHSKVRPKRLGLLQEETRPGDSPANS; encoded by the coding sequence ATGACCGATTCGATCCGCAATTACACCGATTCTTTGCTCCGTGATCTGGAGGAAAACGAAGTCGGCTTTTTTAAGATCGAGAATACGGACGGTCTGGCGTATTTGACCGTCTTTCCTTCCGGAAAAAAAGGGAAGAACGTAGAAATCAAGGAAGTACGAAAACGGCTGGAAGTGTTCCGGATTTCCGGCGTCTCGGAAGAGGAGATCAAACGCATCGTCTCCGAAAAGGACGGGGGACCTCATTACGTAGGCAAGTGGCCCGGAAAACCGGAAGCTAGCGTCTTAGATCTGAAAATCTCGGAAGATAAAATGGCCGTCCATGGAATCCTCCAGCCTCCCAAGTACGGAGGCAAATTATTAAACGAAGAGGAGCTCTCGGCGACTCTTCTGAACGGCGGCGTCCGGTTCGGAATCAAAAACGAGGAAATTTTTCGTCTGGCCAAAGCGGAGGAATTCGGAAAAAAAACTCTCTTGGCAGAGGGGGAATACCCGATTCCCGGTTCGGACGGGGATCTGAAAATTCTGTTCCAATACCCGGAGTCCCCCGTTTTGGAGGAGGACGAATTCGGACGCGTGGATTTTAAAAACATTCATATCATCCAAAGCGTGAAGAAGAACCAAAAGCTGGCGGAAAAAGGCTCTCCCCGGCCGGGAAAAATCGGGCATAACATACTGGGTGAAGTCCTTCCTTTTGAAGAAGGAAAAACCGCGGAATGGAAGTTGGGGCCGAACGTAAAGATTTCCGAAGACGGAAACCAGCTCTTCGCACTAATCGACGGCCGTCCTATCTTGGACAGACACGGATTGATCCGGGTAGACGAGGTCTGCCATCTGGATCATGTCGATTTTTCCACCGGAAACGTGAGCTTTCCCGGCACGATCATCGTGGACGAATCCATTGCCGACGGATTCGTCTTAGAGACGGAAGGTTCCATCATCATCAAAAAATCCGTAGGCAAGGTCTTCCTAAAGGCCGCCGGAGATATCGTCCTTTCCGGAGGATTTATGGGGCGTAACGGCGGTCTGATCCAATCCGGGAACGATATCTACGCAAAATTCGTAGAACAAGGAAAGATGATCGCAAAGAATTCCATCTTCATAGAGGAAGCTTCCATGCATTCGGAACTGATCGCGGGAGAATCCGTACAGGTCCGAGGAGGCCGGGGAGAACTTATCGGCGGAGAATGCGTAGCCGGCAAGAACATCATCTGTTCCAAGTTGGGAGCGGTGGTGGAAACCAAAACGGTCCTTAGCTGCGGATTACCGCCGGAATTGCTGGCGGAACTCGAGGACCTGAAGGCCGAGATCCGTAAGAATCAGGAAGTTCTAAAGAAAGTGGAAACAAGCATCGTCAAGCTGAACGACGAAGCCCAAAGGCGGTCCCTTACTGGCGAAGAGAAGGAAAGCATTCCGAAGCTGCAGGCGATCAAACAAAAATACCAGTCCATCCTGCAAAACCTCCAGGCCCAGGAACAGTCCGTGATCCTTTCCTTCGAACCCGACCGGAATTCGTACATAGAAGTCGAACGTGAGATCTTTCCGGGAGTGGATGCGAATCTAGGTAGAAATCGTAGTTTTAAGGTGAAATTGAAGGAAATTCCCGGGCCTTCCTTTTTATACCTGGGTTCGGACGGACAAGTCGCTCATTCCAAAGTGCGCCCCAAACGCCTCGGATTGCTGCAGGAAGAGACGCGTCCCGGAGATTCGCCCGCCAATTCTTAA
- a CDS encoding LA_2478/LA_2722/LA_4182 family protein, with protein sequence MKSKLPALFLLLFYPLFQCRKGPSLSREEVKKLSSSYILELCRKNLECSALYLESLPVSEQEAAKSEFYSLEQCMEGQKDQSILPDDYEKVTDEQIAKVRHCMDDLLKTPCSSMEESGGIPSCRELFRTVE encoded by the coding sequence ATGAAATCGAAACTTCCGGCACTGTTCCTTCTGCTCTTTTACCCCCTTTTTCAATGTAGAAAAGGTCCCTCTCTCTCTCGGGAAGAGGTGAAAAAATTAAGCTCTTCTTATATTCTAGAATTGTGCCGTAAAAATCTGGAATGTTCCGCGCTTTATCTCGAGTCTTTGCCCGTTTCGGAACAGGAAGCCGCCAAGTCCGAATTTTATTCCCTGGAACAATGCATGGAAGGGCAGAAGGATCAGAGTATCCTTCCCGACGATTATGAAAAAGTAACGGATGAGCAGATCGCAAAAGTGAGACATTGCATGGACGATCTACTCAAGACTCCTTGTTCCTCCATGGAGGAATCGGGTGGAATCCCTTCCTGTAGGGAACTGTTCCGCACAGTAGAATGA
- the xerD gene encoding site-specific tyrosine recombinase XerD, translating to MTSSHKNLLQNFQEYLSVEKGLSDNSIYSYGYDLNKFKNFLEKEHIDFLEVQANDIVRFLNEERNRKISAKTIAREVVAIRQFYKFLKDEKKLDSNPTEKIETPEVMRSIPDYLTQEEIEELFSAIREDHLYELRDKCIFELLYSSGLRISEACNLRLTDIDMAGMTLTVEGKGGRQRLVPFGEKSLDILNRYLKQSRPYILKNRNCDYLFVSKKGSFINRKSVWRLLNHYIKRTGIKKKVTPHTLRHSFATHLLENHADLKSVQELLGHIDISTTQIYTHMANKTLKEVHKKFHPRG from the coding sequence GTGACATCTTCTCATAAGAATTTACTCCAAAATTTCCAGGAATACCTCTCGGTAGAGAAGGGTCTAAGCGACAATTCGATCTATTCGTACGGATATGACCTGAACAAATTCAAGAACTTCTTGGAAAAGGAACATATCGATTTCCTGGAAGTCCAGGCCAACGATATCGTGAGGTTCCTGAACGAAGAGAGAAATCGGAAGATTTCCGCGAAAACCATCGCCCGAGAAGTGGTCGCCATACGGCAATTTTATAAATTCCTGAAAGACGAAAAGAAGCTGGATTCCAATCCGACGGAGAAAATCGAGACTCCCGAAGTGATGAGATCCATACCGGATTATCTTACTCAGGAGGAGATAGAGGAACTTTTCAGCGCTATCAGGGAAGACCATTTATACGAGCTGAGAGACAAGTGCATATTCGAATTGCTCTATTCCTCGGGTCTTCGGATTTCGGAAGCCTGCAATCTTCGCTTAACCGACATCGATATGGCCGGAATGACCCTGACTGTGGAAGGGAAGGGAGGACGCCAGCGATTGGTGCCGTTCGGCGAGAAATCCTTGGACATCTTGAACCGCTATCTCAAACAAAGTAGACCTTATATCCTTAAGAACCGAAACTGCGATTACCTTTTCGTTTCCAAAAAAGGATCCTTCATCAACCGTAAATCCGTATGGAGACTTTTGAACCATTATATCAAAAGGACCGGAATCAAGAAGAAGGTCACTCCTCACACATTACGTCACTCGTTCGCTACCCATCTTTTGGAGAACCACGCGGATCTTAAATCCGTTCAGGAACTTTTGGGCCATATCGATATCTCTACCACCCAGATATACACGCATATGGCCAATAAGACCCTGAAGGAAGTCCATAAGAAGTTCCATCCTAGAGGATAA
- the ccoS gene encoding cbb3-type cytochrome oxidase assembly protein CcoS: MNALYMTVPIALFIAFGSFFIFLWSYRSGQYEDIEGPKYRMLFDDDEEKPDVKDKKK, translated from the coding sequence TTGAATGCATTGTACATGACCGTCCCGATAGCATTATTCATCGCATTCGGCTCGTTTTTCATTTTTCTCTGGAGCTATCGCTCCGGGCAGTATGAGGATATAGAAGGTCCCAAATACAGGATGCTCTTCGACGACGACGAAGAGAAACCGGACGTAAAGGATAAGAAGAAATGA